One part of the Streptomyces nigra genome encodes these proteins:
- a CDS encoding ABC transporter permease, with protein sequence MTSPIELEGVDTSSALDKESASPSKAEEPKKLAGRSPSQLMWARFKRDRTGVVSAFVVLFFFLIAAAAPLIAKVYGKDPYTLYGQDRPELLDMFTMPAKPAGGIDGEFWFGIEPGLGRDVLTQLIYGIRTSLATALAATLIMTILGVLIGLAGGYFGGRIDYWLGRMTDFFMALPSQLFFVAAMPVITTVFVAPDEETPTYVRTSAIIIVLSFLGWMSMARIVRGATLSLRDREFIEAARISGASPWRIIRKELLPNIVTPTLVQATLTLPSTILSIAFLSFVGVGYVEPTPDWGRMFAIGANIVEQDPYYMLFPGIAMVIFVVAFNLLGDSVRDAFDPKTGR encoded by the coding sequence ATGACGAGTCCAATCGAGCTTGAGGGTGTTGACACCTCCTCCGCCTTGGACAAAGAGAGCGCGTCACCGAGCAAGGCCGAGGAGCCGAAGAAGCTCGCGGGGCGCAGCCCCAGCCAGTTGATGTGGGCGCGGTTCAAGCGCGACCGGACCGGCGTGGTGTCCGCTTTCGTCGTCCTGTTCTTCTTCTTGATCGCCGCCGCCGCGCCGCTGATCGCGAAGGTCTACGGCAAGGACCCGTACACGCTGTACGGCCAGGACAGGCCCGAGCTTCTGGACATGTTCACCATGCCCGCGAAGCCCGCCGGAGGTATCGACGGCGAGTTCTGGTTCGGCATCGAGCCGGGCCTCGGCCGTGACGTCCTCACGCAGCTGATCTACGGCATCCGGACCTCGCTGGCCACCGCCCTCGCCGCGACGCTCATCATGACCATCCTGGGTGTGCTGATCGGCCTCGCCGGCGGCTACTTCGGCGGCCGTATCGACTACTGGCTCGGCCGGATGACCGACTTCTTCATGGCGCTGCCCAGCCAGCTGTTCTTCGTCGCCGCGATGCCGGTCATCACCACGGTGTTCGTGGCCCCCGACGAGGAGACGCCCACTTACGTGCGGACCAGCGCGATCATCATCGTGCTGTCCTTCCTGGGCTGGATGAGCATGGCGCGTATCGTCCGCGGCGCCACGCTGTCGCTGCGCGACCGCGAGTTCATCGAGGCCGCCCGGATCTCCGGTGCCTCGCCCTGGCGGATCATCCGCAAGGAGCTTCTGCCCAACATCGTCACCCCCACGCTGGTGCAGGCCACCCTGACGCTGCCCAGCACGATCCTCAGCATCGCGTTCCTGTCCTTCGTGGGCGTCGGATACGTCGAACCCACCCCGGACTGGGGCCGGATGTTCGCCATCGGCGCCAACATCGTCGAGCAGGACCCGTACTACATGCTCTTCCCCGGCATCGCCATGGTGATCTTCGTCGTGGCGTTCAACCTCCTGGGCGACTCGGTACGGGACGCCTTCGACCCCAAGACGGGACGCTGA
- a CDS encoding ABC transporter substrate-binding protein, producing the protein MSIFRNRAASAAIVAVAAGALTLTACGGGGGGSSKDNSKTKDDAKAQSKPVQIGDAKASTGPAPAVPGAKPGGVATVYQEADFSHLDPGQIYVSDGKLLSRLIFRGLTQYDEDDQGNLTVVGDLATDAGKVSDGGKTWTYTLKDNLKDENGNPINSADIRHTVERLYASYITDGPTYLQQALSGAGTTYRKAYPGPDKGKHLPKTVLDTPDDKTIVFHFKEAQVDLPQMLTMPGYSVVPEETDTKEKYDNDPVALGPYKIADFKPGKSMKLVKNDKWDPKSDSVRHQYVDGFDIEMNHDDEDQTKTLLADQGGAKNAMMFTGQVATTQLQQVVGNKAAMKRTIQGYAPYVWQLNFNLDRVKDKKLRDAITLALPSASVFKADGGAYGGEVANSLMSPTTPGYDEAFDPFNRKGKPNGDIEAAKKLIKEGGFEGKKLVYAYGNTPVRQQQAVLIATALEKIGLDIQKKEIDSATWYEQVGKVKNGYDLYMTGWGQDWPSASTVFPPLYDGKQIQDGASNYSHINDPKVNSEIERIAKITDTTEATKAWAELNEYISKEVNPAAPIYYTKVFQIFGSNIGGIRYSSDSSYVDVTRVFLKK; encoded by the coding sequence ATGAGCATCTTCCGTAACCGCGCCGCTTCGGCCGCCATAGTCGCGGTCGCCGCGGGCGCCCTGACCCTCACCGCCTGCGGCGGGGGCGGCGGTGGCTCCAGCAAGGACAACAGCAAGACCAAGGACGATGCCAAGGCGCAGTCCAAGCCGGTGCAGATCGGTGACGCGAAGGCGTCGACCGGTCCGGCTCCCGCGGTCCCCGGTGCCAAGCCCGGCGGCGTCGCGACCGTGTACCAGGAGGCCGACTTCTCCCACCTGGACCCGGGCCAGATCTACGTCTCCGACGGCAAGCTGCTCAGCCGTCTGATCTTCCGCGGCCTGACCCAGTACGACGAGGACGACCAGGGCAACCTGACCGTCGTGGGCGACCTCGCCACCGACGCGGGCAAGGTCTCGGACGGCGGCAAGACCTGGACCTACACCCTCAAGGACAACCTGAAGGACGAGAACGGCAACCCGATCAACTCGGCGGACATCCGCCACACGGTCGAGCGCCTGTACGCGTCCTACATCACGGACGGCCCGACCTACCTGCAGCAGGCGCTGTCGGGTGCCGGCACCACCTACCGCAAGGCCTACCCGGGTCCGGACAAGGGCAAGCACCTGCCGAAGACCGTCCTGGACACCCCGGACGACAAGACGATCGTCTTCCACTTCAAGGAGGCCCAGGTCGACCTCCCGCAGATGCTGACCATGCCCGGTTACAGCGTCGTGCCCGAGGAGACGGACACCAAGGAGAAGTACGACAACGACCCGGTCGCCCTGGGTCCGTACAAGATCGCCGACTTCAAGCCCGGCAAGTCCATGAAGCTGGTCAAGAACGACAAGTGGGACCCCAAGTCCGACTCCGTTCGCCACCAGTACGTCGACGGCTTCGACATCGAGATGAACCACGATGACGAGGACCAGACCAAGACGCTGCTCGCCGACCAGGGCGGGGCCAAGAACGCGATGATGTTCACCGGCCAGGTCGCCACCACGCAGCTGCAGCAGGTCGTGGGCAACAAGGCCGCGATGAAGCGCACCATCCAGGGCTACGCGCCGTACGTGTGGCAGCTCAACTTCAACCTCGACCGCGTCAAGGACAAGAAGCTGCGCGACGCGATCACCCTCGCGCTGCCCTCCGCCTCGGTCTTCAAGGCCGACGGTGGCGCCTACGGCGGTGAGGTCGCCAACTCCCTGATGTCGCCCACCACCCCGGGCTACGACGAGGCGTTCGACCCGTTCAACCGCAAGGGCAAGCCGAACGGTGACATCGAGGCCGCCAAGAAGCTCATCAAGGAGGGCGGCTTCGAGGGCAAGAAGCTCGTCTACGCCTACGGCAACACCCCGGTCCGCCAGCAGCAGGCCGTGCTGATCGCCACCGCCCTGGAGAAGATCGGTCTCGACATCCAGAAGAAGGAGATCGACTCCGCCACCTGGTACGAGCAGGTCGGCAAGGTCAAGAACGGCTACGACCTGTACATGACCGGTTGGGGTCAGGACTGGCCGTCGGCGTCCACCGTCTTCCCGCCGCTGTACGACGGCAAGCAGATCCAGGACGGTGCGTCGAACTACTCGCACATCAACGACCCGAAGGTCAACTCGGAGATCGAGCGGATCGCGAAGATCACCGACACGACCGAGGCCACCAAGGCCTGGGCCGAGCTGAACGAGTACATCTCCAAGGAAGTCAACCCGGCCGCGCCGATCTACTACACCAAGGTCTTCCAGATCTTCGGTTCGAACATCGGCGGCATCCGCTACAGCTCGGACTCGAGCTACGTGGACGTCACCCGCGTCTTCCTGAAGAAGTAA
- a CDS encoding ABC transporter permease, with protein sequence MLQFLIRRTFGAALILLLISAFTFFMFFAIPQDPATLACGKNCTPDALAIIHKNLGLDKPVTVQYWTFLVGIFAGRDFAVGHCAAPCFGVSFANNQNVWDTIVDRFPLTLSLTVGSLLVFLFLGLGAGLLAAKNRGTWIDKLFSSGSLVVSSLQIYFLGPLVLLALVYSTGWLEKPKYVPFSEDLGGWFMGLLIPWVVMATIFTANYTRMSRSSMIEQLQEEHVRAARAKGMSANYTFFRYAWRGSLIPIVTILGIDLSSLLSGGMVTELTFGLAGLGRLALESVTNKDLPMLMGVMLVSAALIIVFNLIVDALYAVIDPRVRLS encoded by the coding sequence ATGCTTCAATTCCTCATCCGCCGGACATTCGGCGCGGCGCTGATTCTGCTGTTGATCAGTGCGTTCACGTTCTTCATGTTCTTCGCCATCCCGCAGGACCCGGCCACTCTGGCCTGTGGAAAGAACTGCACTCCGGACGCGCTGGCGATCATTCACAAGAACCTCGGCCTCGACAAGCCGGTCACCGTCCAGTACTGGACGTTCCTCGTCGGCATCTTCGCCGGCCGTGACTTCGCCGTCGGCCACTGCGCCGCCCCCTGCTTCGGCGTCTCCTTCGCCAACAACCAGAACGTCTGGGACACGATCGTCGACCGCTTCCCGCTGACGCTCTCGCTGACCGTCGGAAGCCTCCTGGTCTTCCTCTTCCTCGGCCTCGGCGCCGGTCTGCTGGCCGCCAAGAACCGCGGCACCTGGATCGACAAGCTGTTCAGCTCCGGCTCGCTGGTCGTCAGCTCCCTGCAGATCTACTTCCTCGGCCCGCTGGTCCTGCTCGCGCTCGTCTACAGCACCGGCTGGCTCGAGAAGCCGAAGTACGTGCCCTTCTCCGAGGATCTCGGCGGCTGGTTCATGGGCCTGCTGATCCCCTGGGTCGTCATGGCGACCATCTTCACCGCCAACTACACGCGTATGAGCCGCTCCTCGATGATCGAGCAGCTCCAGGAGGAACACGTCAGAGCCGCGCGTGCCAAGGGCATGTCGGCCAACTACACCTTCTTCCGCTACGCGTGGCGCGGCTCCCTGATCCCGATCGTCACCATCCTCGGCATCGACCTGTCCTCCCTGCTCTCGGGCGGCATGGTGACCGAACTGACCTTCGGCCTGGCGGGGCTCGGCCGGCTCGCTCTCGAGTCCGTGACCAACAAGGACCTGCCGATGCTGATGGGCGTCATGCTGGTCAGCGCCGCGCTCATCATCGTCTTCAACCTGATCGTGGACGCCCTGTACGCCGTCATCGACCCGCGCGTGCGCCTGTCCTAG
- a CDS encoding ABC transporter ATP-binding protein: protein MTTQTKPEEAAAPASGDAFLSVRDLKVHFSTEDGIVKAVDGLSFDLERGKTLGIVGESGSGKSVTNLAVLGLHNRKTTTIDGSITLDGQELTDASEKKLETLRGKKMAMIFQDALTALSPYYTVGRQIAEPFMKHTGASKRDARVRAIDLLEKVGIPHPQQRVDDYPHQFSGGMRQRAMIAMALACDPDLLIADEPTTALDVTVQAQILDLLKDLQQEFGSAIIMITHDLGVVANMADDILVMYAGRAVERGTVREVLKTPQHPYTWGLLGSMPRLSSSVDEPLLPIPGSPPSLLNPPSGCPFHPRCAHTDKVQGGLCAGERPALAAGRAAACHLTGEQRQQVFIDTIQPRLG, encoded by the coding sequence GTGACCACTCAGACCAAGCCTGAAGAGGCCGCTGCTCCCGCCTCGGGGGACGCCTTTCTCTCGGTGCGCGACCTCAAGGTCCACTTCTCCACCGAGGACGGCATCGTCAAGGCGGTGGACGGGCTCTCCTTCGACCTCGAGCGCGGCAAGACCCTCGGGATCGTGGGCGAGTCCGGTTCCGGCAAGTCCGTGACCAACCTCGCCGTCCTCGGTCTGCACAACCGCAAGACGACGACGATCGACGGCTCCATCACGCTGGACGGCCAGGAGCTGACCGACGCCAGCGAGAAGAAGCTGGAGACGCTGCGCGGCAAGAAGATGGCGATGATCTTCCAGGACGCGCTGACCGCCCTGTCGCCCTACTACACGGTGGGCCGGCAGATCGCCGAGCCGTTCATGAAGCACACCGGCGCCTCCAAGCGGGACGCCCGGGTGCGTGCCATCGATCTGCTGGAGAAGGTCGGCATCCCGCACCCGCAGCAGCGCGTGGACGACTACCCGCACCAGTTCTCCGGTGGTATGCGCCAGCGCGCCATGATCGCCATGGCGCTGGCCTGCGACCCGGACCTGCTGATCGCCGACGAGCCGACCACCGCGCTCGACGTGACCGTGCAGGCGCAGATCCTCGACCTGCTCAAGGACCTGCAGCAGGAGTTCGGCTCCGCGATCATCATGATCACCCACGACCTCGGCGTGGTCGCCAACATGGCGGACGACATCCTCGTGATGTACGCCGGCCGGGCCGTGGAGCGCGGCACGGTGCGCGAGGTGCTGAAGACGCCTCAGCACCCGTACACCTGGGGCCTGCTCGGTTCGATGCCGCGGCTGTCCTCGAGCGTCGACGAGCCGCTGCTGCCGATCCCCGGCTCGCCGCCGTCCCTGCTGAACCCGCCGTCGGGCTGCCCGTTCCACCCGCGGTGCGCGCACACCGACAAGGTGCAGGGCGGGCTGTGCGCGGGGGAGCGGCCGGCGCTCGCCGCCGGGCGTGCCGCCGCCTGCCACCTGACGGGGGAGCAGCGGCAGCAGGTCTTCATCGACACGATTCAGCCCCGGCTGGGCTGA
- a CDS encoding ABC transporter ATP-binding protein translates to MSDKNNTTTAVADAVPQQRGSDEAPLMKVSGLTKHFPIKGGFPIRRTVGHVKAVDGVDFEVYPGESLGLVGESGCGKSTTGRLLTRLYEPTAGTIEYKGQDISRADRRKLAPIRSEIQMIFQDPYASLNPRQTVGTIISGPMEINGINPPGGREKRVRELLEIVGLNPEHYNRFPHEFSGGQRQRIGVARAIALEPKLIVADEPVSALDVSIQAQVVNLLQEVQREMGIAFVFIAHDLAIVRHFSERVAVMYLGKIVEIADRDSIYNGPRHPYTHALLSAVPDADIDATKRERIRLAGDVPSPIMPPSGCRFRTRCWKATEKCATEEPPLLHIEGSKPGHLTACHYPEEPTIADRGEDVVLDAGLKALEGVSDHDGPVSKS, encoded by the coding sequence ATGAGCGACAAGAACAACACGACCACGGCGGTCGCCGACGCCGTCCCGCAGCAGCGGGGCAGCGACGAGGCACCGCTGATGAAGGTCAGCGGACTGACCAAGCACTTCCCGATCAAGGGCGGCTTCCCGATCCGGCGCACCGTCGGCCACGTCAAGGCCGTCGACGGCGTGGACTTCGAGGTCTACCCGGGCGAGAGCCTCGGCCTCGTCGGTGAGTCCGGCTGCGGCAAGTCGACCACCGGCCGGCTGCTGACCCGGCTCTACGAGCCGACCGCGGGCACCATCGAGTACAAGGGCCAGGACATCAGCCGGGCCGACCGCCGCAAGCTGGCGCCGATCCGGTCCGAGATCCAGATGATCTTCCAGGACCCGTACGCGTCGCTGAACCCGCGGCAGACGGTCGGCACGATCATCTCCGGCCCGATGGAGATCAACGGGATCAACCCTCCCGGCGGCCGCGAGAAGCGCGTCCGTGAGCTCCTGGAGATCGTCGGTCTCAACCCGGAGCACTACAACCGCTTCCCGCACGAGTTCTCCGGCGGCCAGCGCCAGCGCATCGGCGTCGCGCGCGCCATCGCGCTGGAGCCGAAGCTGATCGTCGCCGACGAGCCGGTCTCGGCCCTCGACGTGTCGATCCAGGCCCAGGTGGTGAACCTGCTGCAGGAAGTGCAGCGGGAGATGGGCATCGCGTTCGTCTTCATCGCCCACGACCTGGCGATCGTCCGGCACTTCTCGGAGCGCGTCGCGGTCATGTACCTCGGCAAGATCGTCGAGATCGCCGACCGTGACTCGATCTACAACGGCCCGCGGCACCCGTACACGCACGCGCTGCTGTCCGCCGTCCCGGACGCCGACATCGACGCGACCAAGCGGGAGCGCATCCGGCTCGCCGGCGACGTGCCCTCGCCGATCATGCCGCCCTCCGGCTGCCGCTTCCGCACCCGCTGCTGGAAGGCGACGGAGAAGTGCGCGACGGAGGAGCCGCCGCTGCTGCACATCGAGGGCAGCAAGCCCGGTCACCTGACCGCGTGCCACTACCCGGAGGAGCCCACCATCGCGGACCGGGGCGAGGACGTCGTCCTGGACGCCGGCCTCAAGGCCCTGGAGGGTGTCTCCGACCACGACGGGCCGGTCTCCAAGAGCTGA
- a CDS encoding ABC transporter ATP-binding protein, whose amino-acid sequence MTLLSARDLHVTFPGRHGAPPARAVDGVELDIGAGEIVALVGESGCGKTTLARALLGLVRPTSGRVVFDGEEVRPDARALKAYRRRVQLVLQDPTGSLNPRHTVYEAVAEGLRIHGYTGDERAAVAGALSRAGLRPPERFFLRYPHELSGGQRQRVVIAGALVLAPELLVADEPVASLDASVRGEILALLLRLRTELGLSALVVTHDLGLAWNIADRVAVMYLGRIVETGDVEQVLTAPRHPYTRALLSVLPEAPGDPVILSGEPPDPSRVPPGCRFHARCPVLASGEAERAGVADACRTEDPEILDGGPHAQVACHWARATAPA is encoded by the coding sequence ATGACCCTGCTGAGCGCACGGGACCTGCACGTCACGTTCCCCGGCAGGCACGGCGCCCCGCCCGCCCGTGCGGTGGACGGGGTCGAACTGGACATCGGTGCCGGGGAGATCGTCGCCCTGGTCGGCGAGTCCGGCTGCGGCAAGACGACCCTGGCCCGCGCCCTGCTCGGGCTGGTCCGGCCGACCAGCGGGCGGGTCGTCTTCGACGGGGAGGAGGTACGGCCCGACGCGCGCGCCCTCAAGGCGTACCGGCGCCGTGTCCAGCTCGTCCTCCAGGACCCGACGGGCTCCCTGAACCCCCGGCACACCGTGTACGAGGCGGTGGCGGAAGGGCTGCGCATCCACGGGTACACCGGCGACGAGCGTGCGGCGGTGGCCGGGGCGCTGTCCCGGGCGGGGCTGCGGCCGCCCGAGCGGTTCTTCCTGCGCTATCCGCACGAGCTGTCGGGCGGGCAGCGCCAGCGCGTGGTCATCGCCGGCGCTCTGGTCCTCGCGCCCGAACTCCTCGTCGCGGACGAGCCGGTGGCCTCCCTGGACGCCTCCGTGCGGGGCGAGATCCTGGCCCTGCTGCTGCGCCTGCGCACCGAACTCGGGCTGTCCGCGCTGGTGGTGACGCACGATCTGGGGCTGGCGTGGAACATCGCGGACCGGGTGGCGGTGATGTACCTGGGCCGGATCGTGGAGACCGGGGACGTCGAGCAGGTCCTGACGGCACCGCGGCACCCGTACACACGGGCGCTTTTGTCGGTCCTGCCGGAGGCGCCCGGTGATCCGGTGATCCTCAGCGGGGAGCCGCCGGACCCGTCACGGGTACCGCCCGGCTGCCGCTTCCACGCCCGCTGCCCGGTGCTGGCGAGCGGGGAGGCGGAGCGGGCGGGGGTGGCGGACGCCTGCCGCACCGAGGACCCGGAGATCCTCGACGGGGGCCCGCACGCCCAGGTGGCCTGTCACTGGGCGCGGGCGACGGCACCGGCCTGA
- a CDS encoding ABC transporter ATP-binding protein translates to MTLLEVRNLEVTYPGGAAAVRGVDLSLEAGQKLGIAGESGCGKSTLALALLRLLPPGTRVGGEVLLDGEDVLTMRWGRVRAVRWAGASIVFQGAMHSLNAVHRVGDQIAEPILLHRRATPAAARRRTGELLEQVGLPAARASAYPHELSGGQRQRVMIAMALACDPRLVVADEPTTALDVMIQAQILRLIEGLVAEQELGLVAISHDLAVLAETCDRMAVMYAGRVVEEGPARTVYEDAGHPYAWALSEAFPRIGDPASRFAPRGLPGDPPDPSDLPSGCAFHPRCPVALESCAVDDPALRVSGTGRRAACVHVGAAQDARSGT, encoded by the coding sequence TTGACACTCCTCGAGGTCCGGAACCTGGAGGTGACCTACCCGGGCGGCGCGGCCGCCGTCCGCGGGGTCGACCTGAGCCTGGAGGCCGGGCAGAAGCTCGGCATCGCCGGGGAGTCGGGGTGCGGCAAGTCCACGCTCGCCCTCGCCCTGCTGCGGCTGCTGCCGCCCGGCACCCGGGTCGGCGGCGAGGTCCTGCTGGACGGCGAGGACGTCCTCACCATGCGGTGGGGCCGGGTGCGCGCGGTGCGCTGGGCCGGGGCGTCGATCGTCTTCCAGGGCGCGATGCACTCGCTGAACGCCGTGCACCGCGTCGGGGACCAGATCGCCGAGCCGATCCTGCTGCACCGCAGGGCGACCCCGGCCGCCGCCCGCCGGCGCACCGGGGAACTCCTGGAGCAGGTCGGGCTCCCGGCGGCGCGGGCCTCGGCGTATCCGCACGAGCTGTCCGGCGGGCAGCGCCAGCGCGTCATGATCGCGATGGCGCTGGCCTGCGACCCCCGCCTCGTCGTCGCCGACGAGCCGACGACCGCGCTGGACGTGATGATCCAGGCGCAGATCCTGCGGCTCATCGAGGGGCTCGTCGCCGAGCAGGAGCTCGGGCTCGTCGCGATCAGCCACGACCTCGCCGTCCTCGCCGAGACCTGCGACCGGATGGCGGTGATGTACGCGGGCCGGGTGGTCGAGGAGGGCCCGGCGCGCACGGTGTACGAGGACGCCGGGCACCCCTACGCGTGGGCGCTGTCGGAGGCGTTCCCGAGGATCGGCGACCCGGCGTCCCGGTTCGCCCCGCGCGGTCTGCCCGGCGACCCGCCGGACCCGTCGGACCTGCCCTCCGGGTGCGCCTTCCACCCCCGCTGCCCGGTCGCGCTGGAGTCCTGCGCGGTCGACGACCCGGCGCTGCGCGTCTCGGGCACGGGCCGGCGGGCGGCCTGTGTGCACGTGGGCGCGGCCCAGGACGCGAGGAGCGGAACATGA
- a CDS encoding ABC transporter permease: MTAGTGEPVTDRGAGPKAPSARTLARRRRRASAARFWREYRTHRAGLVGLAALALFALAALTAPLTVGSDVSSVTGAPGQPLETPSGEFWLGTDRFGRDLLGLVVWGSRVSLLVGLLAAALSVAIGTLVGITAGHFKGAYATVVMRITDWFLVMPTLVLAIALATVMSRSLATVVLAIGVTSWPTTARLVRAQTLAVEARPYIERARALGGGHRHIMVRHVLPNVMPLVLAQTTLMISSSILAEATLAFLGLGDPTVVSWGGLLQDAREAGSVSSGNWSYLVPPGLAIAGVALAFTLCGRAVESVLNPRLGVAR, encoded by the coding sequence ATGACGGCCGGGACCGGGGAGCCGGTGACGGACCGGGGTGCCGGCCCGAAGGCGCCGAGCGCGCGGACGCTCGCCCGACGCCGGCGCCGTGCGTCCGCCGCGCGCTTCTGGCGGGAGTACCGCACCCACCGGGCCGGACTGGTGGGGCTGGCCGCGCTGGCCCTGTTCGCGCTGGCCGCGCTGACCGCGCCGCTCACCGTCGGCTCCGACGTGTCCAGCGTGACCGGGGCGCCCGGACAGCCGCTGGAGACCCCGAGCGGCGAGTTCTGGCTGGGCACCGACCGGTTCGGGCGGGACCTGCTCGGCCTGGTGGTGTGGGGGTCCCGGGTGTCGCTGCTCGTGGGGCTGCTCGCGGCCGCGCTGTCGGTGGCGATCGGCACCCTGGTCGGCATCACCGCGGGCCACTTCAAGGGCGCGTACGCCACGGTGGTCATGCGGATCACCGACTGGTTCCTGGTGATGCCGACATTGGTCCTCGCCATCGCGCTGGCCACCGTGATGTCCCGCTCGCTGGCCACGGTCGTGCTGGCCATCGGTGTCACATCCTGGCCGACCACGGCCCGGCTGGTGCGGGCGCAGACCCTCGCCGTGGAGGCCCGGCCGTACATCGAGCGGGCCCGGGCGCTGGGCGGCGGGCACCGGCACATCATGGTCCGGCACGTCCTGCCCAATGTGATGCCGCTGGTCCTCGCCCAGACGACGCTGATGATCTCCTCCTCCATCCTCGCCGAGGCGACGCTCGCCTTCCTGGGGCTGGGCGACCCGACCGTCGTGTCCTGGGGCGGGCTGCTCCAGGACGCCCGGGAGGCCGGCTCGGTCAGCTCCGGGAACTGGTCGTACCTGGTGCCGCCCGGCCTCGCGATCGCGGGCGTCGCGCTCGCGTTCACGCTGTGCGGGCGCGCGGTGGAGTCCGTCCTCAACCCCAGGCTGGGGGTGGCCCGTTGA
- a CDS encoding ABC transporter permease gives MTDAPLTAAVKAAAPAGPGPRARTTTRYLRYGAGKVGGAAVSLFAVLVTGFFLFRLIPGDPVKTMTGGRPVSAEQMAAYREEFGLDLPLWQQFTEYCGKALTGDLGTSYQFHAPVTDKIAEALPNTLLLTGTAFVLFTLLGIVLGTRSAWRHGGLGDRLNTGLALTLYSVPSFWLGLLLIIVFAVGIGPVPGLFPTGGMESGGEEGFAHVLDVAHHLVLPVVTLVAVEYGQTLLVARSALLDEMGGDYLTTARAKGLRDDQVRRRHAVPNALLPTVTLVFVNLGRTVAGVILVETVFSWPGLGGLFYQGLSVPDLPLVQGLFLFFAGTVIVMNTLADLVYPLLDPRVGR, from the coding sequence CCCGCGGGCCCCGGACCGCGGGCGCGCACCACCACGCGCTATCTGCGCTACGGCGCGGGCAAGGTGGGCGGCGCCGCCGTCTCCCTGTTCGCCGTGCTCGTCACCGGGTTCTTCCTGTTCCGGCTGATCCCCGGCGACCCGGTCAAGACCATGACCGGCGGCCGGCCCGTCTCGGCCGAGCAGATGGCCGCCTACCGCGAGGAGTTCGGGCTCGACCTGCCGCTGTGGCAGCAGTTCACCGAGTACTGCGGCAAGGCGCTCACCGGCGATCTCGGGACGTCGTACCAGTTCCACGCGCCCGTCACCGACAAGATCGCCGAGGCGCTGCCCAACACGCTGCTCCTCACCGGCACCGCCTTCGTCCTGTTCACCCTGCTCGGCATCGTGCTGGGCACCCGCTCGGCCTGGCGGCACGGCGGGCTCGGCGACCGGCTGAACACCGGTCTGGCGCTCACCCTGTACTCCGTGCCGTCGTTCTGGCTGGGCCTGCTGCTCATCATCGTGTTCGCCGTCGGCATCGGCCCGGTCCCCGGGCTGTTCCCGACCGGCGGCATGGAGTCCGGCGGCGAGGAGGGATTCGCCCATGTCCTCGACGTCGCCCACCACCTGGTCCTGCCCGTCGTCACGCTGGTGGCGGTCGAGTACGGCCAGACGCTGCTGGTGGCCCGCTCCGCGCTGCTGGACGAGATGGGCGGCGACTATCTGACGACGGCCCGCGCCAAGGGGCTCCGCGACGACCAGGTGCGCCGCCGGCACGCCGTGCCGAACGCGCTGCTGCCGACCGTGACCCTCGTCTTCGTCAACCTCGGCCGGACCGTCGCCGGCGTCATCCTGGTCGAGACGGTGTTCTCCTGGCCGGGGCTCGGCGGGCTGTTCTACCAGGGGCTGAGCGTGCCCGACCTGCCGCTGGTGCAGGGCCTGTTCCTCTTCTTCGCCGGGACGGTGATCGTCATGAACACCCTGGCCGACCTCGTGTACCCGCTGCTCGACCCGCGGGTGGGCCGATGA